In the genome of Cellvibrio sp. KY-YJ-3, one region contains:
- a CDS encoding arabinogalactan endo-1,4-beta-galactosidase, translating to MKYCFIALLSFASQLLSAASIEKQFYLGADLSYVNEMEDCGAKYYDKNKRQDPFKLFADKGANLIRVRLWHNPQWTAYSNLEDATKTLQRAKNNGMKTLLDFHYSDTWTDPEKQFVPQAWAHISDTDELAKTLYNYTTEILAALDAKNLLPDMVQVGNETNIEILQPEKTLVHGIPNWPRNATLLNSGIKAVRDYSKKVNKPIGIVLHIAQPENALWWFKQASEHAVLDYDIIGLSYYPQWSTYKLPQLPGAITTLKNTYKKDVLIVETAYPYTLENFDKADNVLGKNAIQPEFPATPKGQASYLLTLRNLVKAAGGIGVIYWEPAWVSTKCTTLWGKGSHWENATFFNAAEGNKTLPAFLFFSNKYQSKN from the coding sequence ATGAAGTATTGTTTCATCGCATTGCTCAGTTTCGCCAGCCAACTCCTATCCGCCGCCAGCATAGAAAAACAATTTTATCTGGGAGCTGACCTCTCCTACGTAAATGAAATGGAGGATTGTGGAGCCAAATACTATGACAAGAATAAACGGCAAGACCCATTCAAATTATTTGCCGACAAAGGGGCCAATTTAATCCGGGTTCGCCTCTGGCATAACCCGCAGTGGACAGCCTACTCAAATCTGGAGGATGCCACCAAAACACTACAACGCGCCAAAAACAACGGCATGAAAACCCTGCTGGATTTTCATTATTCAGATACCTGGACTGATCCAGAAAAACAATTTGTCCCGCAGGCATGGGCACACATTAGTGATACAGATGAATTGGCCAAAACACTTTACAACTACACAACAGAAATACTCGCAGCACTTGATGCAAAAAACCTGTTGCCCGATATGGTTCAGGTGGGCAATGAAACCAATATCGAAATTCTTCAACCGGAGAAAACATTAGTACACGGCATTCCAAATTGGCCGCGCAACGCAACGCTATTAAATAGCGGCATCAAAGCTGTACGCGATTACAGTAAAAAAGTTAACAAACCTATTGGAATAGTGCTGCACATTGCACAACCAGAAAATGCGCTTTGGTGGTTTAAGCAAGCTAGCGAGCATGCCGTATTGGATTACGACATAATTGGCCTTTCTTACTACCCACAGTGGTCCACATATAAATTGCCGCAGTTACCTGGTGCCATTACAACATTAAAAAACACCTACAAAAAAGATGTTCTTATTGTAGAAACCGCCTATCCCTATACATTGGAAAATTTTGATAAAGCTGACAATGTCCTCGGGAAAAATGCCATTCAACCGGAGTTTCCCGCAACACCTAAAGGCCAGGCAAGTTATTTGCTCACACTGCGCAACTTGGTAAAAGCCGCCGGTGGTATCGGTGTGATTTATTGGGAGCCTGCATGGGTAAGCACAAAGTGTACAACGCTATGGGGTAAAGGTTCGCATTGGGAAAATGCAACCTTCTTTAATGCAGCAGAAGGTAACAAGACCCTGCCCGCATTTTTATTTTTCTCAAACAAATACCAATCTAAAAATTAA
- a CDS encoding flagella synthesis protein FlgN produces MSLDTTLLRQMLAQDSSAIEQLKQLLLEEREQLAQRKQDRLAIIAEQKTSLVEQLSHNSKQRMKVLSALNLPANAQGWDLFLQHNTLTMPLREDWQQLVRNFEECQTMNGINGKLIARSQQTLNHMLNLIRGKVATASLYTAQGLKSEQTSSFTVAKA; encoded by the coding sequence ATGTCTCTTGATACCACTCTACTGCGGCAGATGCTTGCGCAGGACTCATCTGCAATTGAACAGCTTAAACAGCTATTACTGGAAGAACGCGAACAACTTGCCCAGCGCAAACAAGATCGCCTTGCCATCATCGCAGAACAAAAAACCAGCCTTGTTGAGCAGCTCAGCCACAATAGCAAACAGCGCATGAAGGTTCTTAGCGCCCTTAACCTTCCCGCTAACGCGCAAGGCTGGGACTTATTTCTACAACACAACACCCTCACTATGCCCCTGCGGGAAGATTGGCAGCAACTCGTTCGCAACTTTGAAGAATGCCAAACCATGAATGGCATTAACGGTAAATTGATCGCCCGCTCGCAACAGACCCTGAACCACATGCTGAACCTGATACGCGGCAAAGTCGCAACAGCCTCGCTTTACACCGCTCAGGGCTTGAAAAGCGAGCAGACATCCTCTTTCACAGTCGCCAAAGCCTAG
- the flgM gene encoding flagellar biosynthesis anti-sigma factor FlgM: protein MINTNNSLDSVNAKGARSKPAATPAADAKSNDTKAPQAATAKAPGDQVVLSQEAQTLGRLQSKIDSAPDVNLEKVAEIRRAIAEGRFEINPERIAENMLNQNDLLG, encoded by the coding sequence ATGATTAATACCAACAACTCACTTGACTCAGTCAATGCCAAGGGTGCCCGCAGCAAGCCTGCCGCGACCCCCGCCGCAGATGCGAAATCCAATGACACCAAGGCGCCACAGGCTGCAACTGCCAAGGCCCCTGGCGATCAAGTGGTATTGAGCCAAGAGGCGCAGACACTTGGTCGCCTCCAAAGCAAAATCGACAGTGCCCCGGACGTCAATCTGGAAAAGGTTGCGGAGATTCGCCGCGCTATCGCGGAAGGGCGTTTTGAAATAAACCCCGAACGCATTGCGGAGAACATGCTCAACCAAAACGACTTACTTGGCTAA
- the flgA gene encoding flagellar basal body P-ring formation chaperone FlgA, with protein MELPSFCSNFFSNFLTGGPVNRAFVQKLAYATANNCKTLFGASFLILLSSTATAQTYSTLALKQDVANFLASHYQQVEHERLDIKVGNLDSRLRLERCTEALAFNLQDPTGLGGSISVQARCPGPQGWSVHVPAQIMVYRYIPVAARAVQRGEQLNASHLADNLVNISSIRQGYALTDEDIVGKEAKRNIGQGEPFKSNSLDAPTAIKRGESVTLQAQAGSIKVLSSGVALADGRVGQKIRVRNSSSERIVTGIVLNQGLVQTL; from the coding sequence ATGGAACTTCCTAGTTTTTGCAGTAATTTCTTCAGTAATTTTTTAACGGGCGGCCCCGTAAATAGGGCGTTCGTGCAAAAACTCGCCTACGCCACTGCAAATAACTGTAAAACTCTATTTGGCGCAAGCTTCCTTATTTTGCTCAGCAGTACTGCTACCGCACAGACCTATTCGACGCTGGCTCTAAAACAAGATGTTGCCAATTTTTTGGCGAGCCACTACCAACAAGTGGAACATGAACGCTTGGATATAAAGGTAGGCAATCTGGATAGCCGGCTCAGACTGGAGCGGTGCACAGAAGCGCTCGCCTTCAACCTACAAGACCCAACAGGCCTTGGCGGCAGCATTAGCGTACAAGCGCGCTGCCCTGGCCCTCAGGGATGGTCAGTGCATGTACCCGCCCAAATAATGGTTTATCGCTATATTCCGGTCGCTGCCCGCGCCGTCCAACGCGGCGAACAACTTAACGCAAGCCATCTTGCTGACAATTTGGTCAACATCAGTAGCATCCGGCAAGGTTATGCACTGACAGATGAAGACATTGTTGGCAAAGAAGCAAAACGAAACATAGGGCAAGGCGAGCCTTTTAAATCCAATAGTCTTGATGCACCCACAGCCATAAAACGGGGTGAAAGCGTTACCTTGCAAGCTCAAGCGGGATCAATAAAGGTTCTAAGCTCCGGTGTCGCCCTCGCAGATGGGCGCGTCGGCCAGAAAATCAGAGTTCGCAATAGCTCATCCGAACGGATAGTCACTGGTATTGTGCTGAACCAAGGGCTTGTCCAGACACTATGA